The nucleotide sequence CGACCGGCTCAAACCGGTCGCCGATGCCGTGCGCGAGAAGCTGCTGGTCGTCATGCGCACCTACTTTGAAAAGCCTCGAACGACGGTCGGCTGGAAGGGCCTGATCAACGATCCCCATCTCGACGGCACGTGCGAGATCGCCCAAGGCATCCAATTGGCCCGCACGATCCTCCTGAACATCAACGGCAAGGGTCTGCCCTGCGCCACGGAACTGCTCGACCCGGTTACCCCGCAGTACATTGCCGACCTGCTGAGCTGGACCGCGATCGGCGCGCGGACAACCGAAAGCCAGATTCACCGGGAAATGGCCAGCGGCCTCTCCATGCCGGTCGGGTTTAAGAACGGCACGGAAGGCAGCCTGCAAGTGGCCATCAATGCGATGATCACCAGCCGCAGCCCACACCATTTTGTCGGCGTCAACGCGGACGGCATCACCTCGATTATCAAGACCACCGGGAACCCCGACCATCACATCGTGCTGCGCGGCGGCGGCGGACGCACCAACTACAGTGTCGAAGATATCGCCCGCGCGGAAGCGGCTGTCGCCAGCGAGGGGTTGGCCCGCGGTGTGATGGTGGACTGCTCGCACGACAATTCCGGCAAAAACCACCAGCGCCAAGTGGAAGTGGCCGGTGAAGTCCTCAAGCAATTCCAGCAGGGCCGCCGTTCGATCATGGGCCTCATGTTGGAGAGCCACCTGCAGGGCGGCCGGCAAAGCTGGGACCCGAACAAGGCCTTGACCTACGGCATGTCCATCACCGATTCCTGCCTGGGCTGGAACGACACCGAAGCGTTGCTGTACGGCATGGCGGAGTCGCTCGCCGCCAAGGCGGTGTAGCGGACCACAACGTGGTCTCTCCTCCAATACTCGGACGCTGCCTGTGATCTGAAAGGGGAACCTCCTTCCGGGGTCTTCCACCGACCGCACTCGCAGAAGTTAAGGCCCGGTCTTCGAGCTGTCGCCCTGCTCCGTCGCCCACATCCGCCACCTCCCGACAAGCCGACCCTCCATGGCCCGATGAACCATCGACACCTCGACGCCCCTCGCGCATAACGTCATCTCAGAACCGCGCCGTCATCATGAGTTCCACCGTCCTCGGGGCCCCGATCAGAACCTGACTGGGGTAGAACGGGTCCGCCCAGATGGCATAGGTCTTATCGAGCAAATTGCGGCCGCGTAGCATGAAGGTCATGTTCTTGTACGGAACCGAGACCCAGGCGTCCGTGGTCATGTAGGCATTGAGCCGGACGGCGTTCGCGTTATCCGCGTAGCGGTGGCCGACATACCGGAACGCCGCGCCGAGATCGAACGGCACGACAAACGGCACCCGATACACGCTCCATAGATTCGCCATCACTTCCGGCACGTTCGGCGGCCGGTTACCGCCACGACTCGCGACGCTGCTGCCCGCCGACTCGGAGAAATCAGCAAACCGTGCTGATAGGACCGTAAAGTTTCCCTGCAATCGCCAGGCATCGGTCGGCCGGATGGCGCCGCTCAGCTCGATGCCCTTCGACGTCTGTCGACCCACGTTCTGCGCCGTCGTCAGAGTCGTTTGTGTCAGGATGTTCTTTCGATAGATGTCGAAATAGGCCACCGTCCACTCGGCCCGGTTGTGCCACATCTGTCCCTTTGCGCCGACTTCCCACTGCGCACCGGTCGCCAAATCAAAATTCTCCGCCGCCCGCACGATGAACACATTGGTCCCGACCGGATCCGCCGCCGTGGAGTACTGACCGTAGAGGGTCAACGTCGGCAGCAGGTCATAGACCAATCCCGCTCGCCAGGTCGTCGGATTGAAATCTCGCTCGAAACTGGCCGTCGAATTCAGCGCCCCGGATGCGCTGAACAACTTCCGGTCAAGGTCGATATGATCGTGCCGCAGGCCACCCACGAGTTTGAGCGAATCGCTAAGGTTGAATTGTTCCTCGACAAACAGCGCCGCAGTCGTGATCGTCGTCCGCTGCTCAGCCGAGGTGATCGATCCGAAGGACCCGCTCGGGATCGCCAGCGGATCGATGCTGTCTCCCCCGCCGAAGAAGCTGGGGCGGTTCAGATGCAGATGGCTGAATTCCACGCCGATCACAAACCGGTTTCCGTGCTCAAAGAGCCGCTCCTTGATCTGAGCCTCCAGCCGATCGCCGACAATGTACTGATCATGCTGCACAAAGAACCGGTCTCGATCGATCAATTGCGTACCCGGATTGAACTGGTACGTCTCGGCGTTCTGCCAGTTGCGTTCGGCCCAGTAGTAGTAGGCCTGATTGCGGAGTTCGATGGTGTGTACCGGCTGCCAGTTCGTCTTGAACTTCGTCCAGTAGGTCGTCGCACTCATGTCGGCATCGACGACATTGAAATTCTGCCGGAGAATCCGGCCATCGATCGTCCGGCCGTCGTTGGTCGTGACGACTCCGTTGATCGCCGACGACCCGGCA is from Nitrospira defluvii and encodes:
- a CDS encoding 3-deoxy-7-phosphoheptulonate synthase, which codes for MTRPIDNQHVIEIKPLPSPREVKTQLPITDAVSELVFQTRQAIRNILHGRDNDRLIVIVGPCSIHDPAAAYEYADRLKPVADAVREKLLVVMRTYFEKPRTTVGWKGLINDPHLDGTCEIAQGIQLARTILLNINGKGLPCATELLDPVTPQYIADLLSWTAIGARTTESQIHREMASGLSMPVGFKNGTEGSLQVAINAMITSRSPHHFVGVNADGITSIIKTTGNPDHHIVLRGGGGRTNYSVEDIARAEAAVASEGLARGVMVDCSHDNSGKNHQRQVEVAGEVLKQFQQGRRSIMGLMLESHLQGGRQSWDPNKALTYGMSITDSCLGWNDTEALLYGMAESLAAKAV
- a CDS encoding TonB-dependent receptor, with amino-acid sequence MTQYRQIMVGVVIWLVGSIAIGSDPILAESGGMESSGELELPVVEVRDQPIQTGGTGSLHLEEVSQSASRLGVSIREIPASVEVVDQTLMQERGLRTISEAVQGATGLSVGDSPGNPVNFSMRGFTNNQLRLLYDGLLLGPAQMTSRPRDTWNLDRIEVLKGPASVLYGEGALGGAINFVTKRPFREDHVVTDALLSIGSFNTLRTALGSGGPLGSNKLHYRVDLSYQSADHYAGVQRSPYTYWNLTSALLYAAASSLTLELSFDVTHDRSVPYWGTPLIPGGFAGSSAINGVVTTNDGRTIDGRILRQNFNVVDADMSATTYWTKFKTNWQPVHTIELRNQAYYYWAERNWQNAETYQFNPGTQLIDRDRFFVQHDQYIVGDRLEAQIKERLFEHGNRFVIGVEFSHLHLNRPSFFGGGDSIDPLAIPSGSFGSITSAEQRTTITTAALFVEEQFNLSDSLKLVGGLRHDHIDLDRKLFSASGALNSTASFERDFNPTTWRAGLVYDLLPTLTLYGQYSTAADPVGTNVFIVRAAENFDLATGAQWEVGAKGQMWHNRAEWTVAYFDIYRKNILTQTTLTTAQNVGRQTSKGIELSGAIRPTDAWRLQGNFTVLSARFADFSESAGSSVASRGGNRPPNVPEVMANLWSVYRVPFVVPFDLGAAFRYVGHRYADNANAVRLNAYMTTDAWVSVPYKNMTFMLRGRNLLDKTYAIWADPFYPSQVLIGAPRTVELMMTARF